The following coding sequences are from one Gossypium raimondii isolate GPD5lz chromosome 4, ASM2569854v1, whole genome shotgun sequence window:
- the LOC105780813 gene encoding transcription factor DIVARICATA — protein sequence METFFATSFMSNSDWFDQEDISRNPYWTKEENKRFESALAIYGEDVPDRWMKVAAMIPGKTVSDVIKQYRELEEDVFDIESGRIPIPGYLTSSFTFEMVDNHDFEPYRKRSNGAKGPDHERKKGVPWTEEEHRRFLMGLMKYGKGDWRNISRNLVVSKTPTQVASHAQKYFQRQLSGGKDKKRPSIHDITTLSITTPNTGFSDNQSDHVLALHQKLSSTLQKVDQNNDASAMALNSSQEGWFTSSQQYLTASNGLRFQGQNLYGNGFHGAQPPQSSVF from the exons ATGGAAACTTTCTTTGCAACTTCTTTCATGTCGAATTCAGATTGGTTTGATCAAGAAGATATAAGCAGAAACCCATATTGGactaaagaagaaaacaaaagatttgAGAGTGCTTTAGCAATATATGGTGAAGATGTTCCTGATAGATGGATGAAAGTAGCAGCAATGATTCCAGGAAAAACCGTTTCAGATGTGATTAAACAGTACAGAGAACTGGAAGAAGATGTTTTCGATATTGAATCTGGAAGAATCCCAATTCCGGGTTATCTTACTTCATCTTTCAcatttgaaatggttgataatCATGATTTTGAACCTTACAGGAAAAGGTCTAATGGGGCTAAAGGGCCTGATCATGAGAGGAAGAAAGGGGTTCCATGGACTGAGGAAGAACACAG gCGGTTTTTGATGGGACTAATGAAGTATGGTAAAGGGGACTGGAGAAATATATCGAGGAATCTTGTGGTTTCGAAGACTCCAACACAGGTTGCTAGCCATGCTCAAAAATACTTTCAGAGGCAGCTTTCAGGAGGGAAAGATAAGAAGAGACCAAGCATTCATGATATTACTACACTCAGTATCACCACCCCCAACACTGGTTTTTCAGACAATCAATCCGATCATGTTCTTGCATTGCACCAAAAACTGTCCTCCACCCTTCAAAAAGTAGACCAAAACAATGATGCTTCAGCTATGGCTTTGAATTCAAGTCAAGAGGGCTGGTTTACATCATCCCAGCAGTATCTCACTGCTTCTAATGGCCTCAGATTTCAGGGCCAAAATCTTTATGGCAATGGATTTCATGGAGCTCAGCCTCCCCAAAGCTCTGTGTTTTAA